GCCGGCCGATCGCATTTCCTTCGGCAACACCATCAAGAAGGAGCGTGACATCGCACGCGCCTACCAGCTCGGCATTCGCCTCTACGCCGTGGACTGCGTGGAGGAGGTGGAGAAGATCGCCCGCGTCGCCCCCGGCTCGCGCGTGTTCTGTCGCGTGCTGACCGACGGCGAGGGCGCCGAGTGGCCGCTGTCGCGCAAGTTCGGCTGCGTGCCCGCGATGGCCGTCGACGTGCTGCGCCATGCCAAGGGCCTCGGCCTCGACGCCTATGGCGTGTCGTTCCATGTCGGCTCGCAGCAGACCGACCTGTCGGCCTGGGACCGCGCGCTGGGCGACGCCAAGAAGGTGTTCGCGACGCTCGCCGAGGAAGGCATCGTGCTCAAGATGGTCAATATGGGCGGCGGCTTCCCGACCCGTTACTTGAAGGACGTACCAGTGGCCCAGGCCTACGGCCAGGCGATCTTCTCGGCGCTGCGCAAGCATTTCGGCAATGCGCTGCCCGAGACGATCATCGAGCCGGGCCGCGGCATGGTCGGCAATGCCGGCGTCATCAAGTCGGAAGTCGTGCTGATCTCCAAGAAGGCCGACAATGACAATGTGCGCTGGGTGTTCCTCGACATCGGCAAGTTCGGCGGTCTCGCCGAGACGATGGACGAGGCGATCCGCTATCCGCTGGTCACCCGCCATGACGGCTCGGAGACCGCGCCTTGCGTGCTCGCCGGCCCGACCTGCGATTCGGCCGACGTGATGTATGAGAAGACGCCTTATCCGCTGCCCTTGTCGCTGACCATCGGCGACGAGGTGCTGATCGAAGGCACCGGGGCCTACACGACCACCTACTCGGCGGTCGCCTTCAACGGCTTCGAGCCTCTCCGATCCTACGTGATCTGAGCCGTTCGCAAGAACCGCTCAGATCGACCGGCGCGGGCGCCTGTCGCCCGCCCAGGCTCGCTTGTGGAACAGATCTCCGCTCGTGAAGGATCGCGGATATGGAATACCTGATCAAATCGGCCATCGCGGCCACCGAAATTGCCCCCTCGTCCGGACCGTCGGATGAGCTTTTCTCCGCGGGGGAGAAGAGCCCGATTGCGGCAGTGCTTCGTGGCGCATTTTCTTACGGCGAACCGGTTTCCACTTCGCCTGAAAATGCGCTGGCGCCCTCCCTTGCCCTGCGGGCACAGGCTGGCTCGCGCGGCGCGCCGGACGAGGGGGCCGTCGAGGCGCCTGCCTTCGTCATCGTCGGCGAAAGCGCGGCCGACACCACGGCGCGCGAAGCGCTGCTCGACCGCGCCATGGGGCCGAAGCGCAAGAAGAAGTCGTCCGAAAAGCTGCGGCGCGGCCGCCGGCCCTCGGAGGGACTGGCCTTCGTCGCCCGCGATGCGTCGGGCGTGGTCGTCGGCACGGTGCGGCTTTGGGATGTGAGGCTGGGCGAGGGCGGTCCGGCAGCGCTTCTGCTTGGCCCGCTGGCGGTCGAGCCTGGCTTGAAGAGCGGCGGCATCGGCTCGGCGCTGATGCGGCATGCGATCGCCGAGGCCGCGCGGCTCGGCCATGGCGCGATCCTGCTCGTCGGCGATGCGCCCTATTACGGACGGTTCGGCTTCTCGGCCGACCGCACCGGAACGCTTGCCATGCCTGGCCCCTACGAGCGGCACCGGCTTCTGGCATTGGAGCTGAAGGACGGCACGCTGGATGGCGTCAAGGGCACGATCAAGGCCGCCGGCCGCAAGATCAAGGGGCAGGCGCCGGGCTTTGTCGCCTGACGCCTACTATTCGACAGAAACAAGGCCGCCCGATGGGCGGCCTTGTTTCTTGCGAACGATCAGCCGAGCAGCTGGCTGAGCGCCATGGCGACCGTCATGTCGCCTTCGACCTTTAGCTTGCCGGCCATGAAGGCCATGGTCGGGTTGAGGTCGCCGGCGATCAGCGAATCCAGATCGTCGAGCGACAGCTTCACGGTGCAGTCGGTCGGCGCATCGGTGGTCGAGACGGTCGCACCGTCGATGACGATGACGCCGTCGCCGCCGGTGTCGAACTTGACCGAATGCTCGAAGCCCGCGCTTGCCACGCGCGACCTGATCTTGTCGGCAATCTCCTGAACGCCCATGGCTGTTCTCCTCGTTGGTTGCGTTGACGCGCACCGGCGCTTGGCCGCTGGGCGAGGTAGATGCGCCGCGCCTGCGCGGTCGCCTGTCACCGCGCATATAGCTTCGAGTTGACGTAAACGTCAACGCGGTCACCATGCGTCATGTCGCAACAGGGGTAAGCGCGGCTAGGCATCCGTGCCGGGCGATCAATGTTCCGGCGCGGCCTTGAACGCCTTGGTCATTGCCGCCGCGGTTTCCCCGGCGCCCCTGCGACGGCGCAGCGCGTTGTCCCGGATATCGTCCTTGGAGAGGAAGTTGACCTGGTCGATCAGCACGTCGTGCACCAGCTCGACGCCAATGCGGGTGTTGATGGTATCGCGGATCGACTTGCGGAAGGCGTCGAGATCGATCGATTCCTTCTTCGTGAAATCGATCTGCGGATTGGAATAGAGATAGGAATAGACTTGGTCGGTCATCAACGCCTGCGCCGGCACCGACAGCTTCTTCATCTGCTCCGGCTCGATCGTGTAGACGAGCTTGGTGAGGAAATAGCCGTCGATCGTGCCATCGCGCAGCAGCGGCACCGAGATCATGTCGGTCTTGACGTAGTCGAGGCCGCCCAGCATCGGCTTCGGCGGTTCGGCCGCGCCGCGTTGGCTGGCCGCCTGGAAGGAATAGAAGACCGCGCCCAGCGTCACGGCGCAAATCCACAGCGCGGCGGCGACAAACTTTATCACCGGGTCTTTCCTTGCGCCCAGATCATCTCCATCAGGCTCGGGCCATGCCGAACTCGGCGGCCGAATAGGTGCCGTCCGTATCGGCGCGCTGGATGGCGTTCCTCAGAAGCGTGGCGACCTCGTTGACGGCGTTGAGATGGGCAAGGATCGCCGCTTCGTTCTTGGCCAGCTTCTGGCGCAGCCGCAAAAGGCCCTCGCGATGCTGCTCGAGGAACTCGATCTCGTTGGCGCCCTTGAGCGCCCGGTTGAGCTCGTAAAGATACCGGCTCTTGCGCGCGTTCGAGGCCTTGAGGTCATAGGCCGTTCCACTGCGGATGCCGGCTGTCTCCTCGTCCACGACTTCCTCGATGCGGCCGATGATGGCGGCGAGGTTGCCGGGTCGTGCGGCGGCAGGCGCGTCCGATGCATTGGCGCGAGCGGGAAGGTTGTAAAGGTCCGTCTGGTCGGCCATGTAGGTCCCTAGATATTGATGTCCATTTTTATGGTTGTGTCGTCGCCGGTCATCGACCGTGCGGCCTTGCGCTCAAGCTCCTCGACCATCGAGGTCGAAAGCCTGGTTTGCTGGTCTATCTCGGTTTTCTGCGGTCCGCCGGCAACGGGGCCGACCGGCACCTTGCGCTTGCCATCCAGATAATGGTCGGCAAGCATGGATCGGGCGATGCCGATGCCCCCATGCGCGGCCATGACATCGGCTACCTTCTCGGCGAGCTGCGACTTCCACATGTCGCCGGCAAGGCCCTTGCCGTAAACGCCCTCCGCGTCCTTGGGCATCATGTTCTGGATGAAGGTCGTCAGCACCATCGCCTCGAAGCGCTGGAACTTCTTCGCGGGAT
This region of Mesorhizobium sp. M2A.F.Ca.ET.046.03.2.1 genomic DNA includes:
- the odc2 gene encoding ornithine/lysine decarboxylase; translated protein: MATQRILDFLATRRPNGPCLVVDLDVVRDNFRAFEKALPDSKIYYAVKANPAPEILRLLAAMGSSFDTASVAEVEMAMDAGAPADRISFGNTIKKERDIARAYQLGIRLYAVDCVEEVEKIARVAPGSRVFCRVLTDGEGAEWPLSRKFGCVPAMAVDVLRHAKGLGLDAYGVSFHVGSQQTDLSAWDRALGDAKKVFATLAEEGIVLKMVNMGGGFPTRYLKDVPVAQAYGQAIFSALRKHFGNALPETIIEPGRGMVGNAGVIKSEVVLISKKADNDNVRWVFLDIGKFGGLAETMDEAIRYPLVTRHDGSETAPCVLAGPTCDSADVMYEKTPYPLPLSLTIGDEVLIEGTGAYTTTYSAVAFNGFEPLRSYVI
- a CDS encoding N-acetyltransferase; the protein is MVGESAADTTAREALLDRAMGPKRKKKSSEKLRRGRRPSEGLAFVARDASGVVVGTVRLWDVRLGEGGPAALLLGPLAVEPGLKSGGIGSALMRHAIAEAARLGHGAILLVGDAPYYGRFGFSADRTGTLAMPGPYERHRLLALELKDGTLDGVKGTIKAAGRKIKGQAPGFVA
- a CDS encoding rod-binding protein gives rise to the protein MAISPPSDIVMDVARAAEPADVEAARAALARRANGTSAPFSVDPSATVDAGSVLSRATADKVEAANPAKKFQRFEAMVLTTFIQNMMPKDAEGVYGKGLAGDMWKSQLAEKVADVMAAHGGIGIARSMLADHYLDGKRKVPVGPVAGGPQKTEIDQQTRLSTSMVEELERKAARSMTGDDTTIKMDINI
- a CDS encoding SCP2 sterol-binding domain-containing protein encodes the protein MGVQEIADKIRSRVASAGFEHSVKFDTGGDGVIVIDGATVSTTDAPTDCTVKLSLDDLDSLIAGDLNPTMAFMAGKLKVEGDMTVAMALSQLLG